Proteins encoded in a region of the Drosophila sechellia strain sech25 chromosome 2L, ASM438219v1, whole genome shotgun sequence genome:
- the LOC116803590 gene encoding heat shock protein DDB_G0288861, protein MSGNQQQQQQQQKSLTNNAAAAATNEATTLGHNLIKLNSVDKIVCKSQAATQAINKLQQQQHQQQIHQRRSLLPATGGATNPHQPHSSQQQSGTPTPTAQSAAQKQQQQQQSHKLQTVATIHQPHSTQQQALTSRLPIQQQSAKELPNLAGQQRRSFHYQLQHQQQSLRSPQLKAPAPAHSIPPRYQPPPQPATGILKPHLPLKYPPDIPQLSSIYIPDSIKQQQQQQQQQSQYLPAHQPGAKDMLKFVRKPDQEHPSPNASVTSSGTGIPTANGGGRLTAEQNRQLQSLVNELRALKEQNQRLLDDNQELRDLCCFLDDDRQKGRKLAREWQRFGRYTASVMRQEVAAYQNKLRQLDDKQQELITDNLELKELCLYLDEERAHVAANALCAGCGAATRNALRDDGDGSSSSTNADETITALRNYAEQRQLPQDLRHAHTLNDQTLQYVRSLERRIQQLEEERTTPTAHLQQPTTPTPQATPTPTATSAATPAKSAASPHQQQQQQQQQQHQQQQQDIVAAAAAAAAAIQLPEPIAGRPEAVVRALQVLEVREQLERDRLGNLAGSALDQMDDGEKALVREMCNVVWRKLEGSPHGPAALEPL, encoded by the exons ATGTCCGGcaatcaacagcagcagcaacagcaacagaagtCATTAACTAACAacgcggcagcagcagcaacaaacgAAGCAACCACTTTGGGCCATAATTTGATAAAATTAAATAGCGTTGACAAAATAGTATGCAAAAGTCAGGCAGCAACGCAGGCAATTAACAaactacagcagcagcagcaccaacaacaaatCCACCAGCGACGCTCATTGCTGCCAGCAACAGGAGGAGCAACAAATCCCCACCAGCCACACTCATCGCAGCAACAAAGCGGAACGCCAACGCCAACAGCTCAGTCGGCAGcccaaaaacagcagcagcagcaacaatcacATAAATTGCAGACGGTGGCCACGATACACCAGCCGCACTCCACGCAGCAGCAGGCATTGACTTCCCGCCTGCCTATCCAGCAGCAATCCGCTAAAGAATTGCCCAACCTAGCTGGCCAGCAGCGCCGCAGCTTCCACTACCAGttgcaacatcagcagcaatcTCTGCGCAGCCCGCAGCTGAAGGCACCGGCACCCGCCCACTCCATCCCGCCGAGATACCAGCCACCGCCCCAGCCGGCCACCGGGATCCTCAAGCCGCACTTGCCACTCAAGTATCCGCCGGATATCCCCCAGCTATCTAGCATCTACATTCCCGACTCCatcaagcagcagcaacaacagcagcagcaacagtcgcAATATCTGCCAGCACACCAGCCGGGAGCGAAGGATATGCTGAAGTTTGTGCGCAAGCCGGACCAGGAACACCCATCGCCCAATGCCTCGGTCACGTCCAGCGGGACGGGAATACCCACGGCCAATGGCGGAGGTCGCCTGACCGCCGAGCAGAACCGCCAGTTGCAGTCGCTGGTCAATGAACTGCGTGCGCTGAAGGAGCAGAATCAGCGCCTGCTGGACGACAACCAGGAGTTGCGGGATCTGTGCTGCTTCCTGGACGACGACCGGCAGAAGGGACGCAAGCTGGCGCGAGAATGGCAGAGATTTGGGAGATACACGGCCAGCGTGATGCGGCAGGAGGTGGCCGCGTACCAG AACAAACTACGTCAGCTGGATGATAAGCAGCAGGAGCTAATCACCGATAATCTAGAGCTCAAGGAGCTCTGCCTCTACTTGGACGAGGAGCGTGCCCATGTGGCGGCCAATGCGCTGTGCGCCGGTTGCGGAGCAGCCACTAGGAATGCGCTTCGAGATGACGGCGATGGTTCCAGCTCCAGCACGAATGCAGATGAGACCATCACCGCCTTGAGGAACTATGCAGAGCAGCGGCAACTACCCCAG GATCTACGTCATGCCCACACGCTGAATGACCAGACGCTTCAGTATGTGCGCTCGCTGGAGCGCCGCATCCAGCAACTGGAGGAGGAGCGCACCACGCCCACGGCCCATCTTCAGCAGCCGACGACGCCTACGCCGcaggccacgcccacgccaaCGGCCACATCTGCAGCCACTCCAGCCAAATCAGCAGCATCGCcccaccaacagcaacagcaacagcagcagcaacaacatcaacagcagcagcaagacaTCGTGGCCGCTGCAgcggctgcagcagctgctatCCAACTGCCGGAGCCGATTGCCGGACGCCCAGAGGCGGTGGTCCGAGCCCTCCAGGTGCTCGAGGTGCGGGAGCAGCTGGAGCGGGATCGGCTGGGCAACCTGGCTGGGAGCGCACTCGACCAGATGGACGACGGCGAGAAGGCGCTGGTCCGCGAGATGTGCAACGTGGTCTGGCGCAAACTGGAGGGCAGTCCACATGGACCGGCGGCCCTGGAGCCGCTCTAA
- the LOC6613187 gene encoding uridine phosphorylase 1, whose protein sequence is MSDKTVKLMNPHLETARSDYLYHLDINVANTRDTSELQNRFGDVRVICMGGTGSRMRQLALHLRHVLVVPESGDPVDLCERGNRYAMYKVGPVLCVSHGIGSSSFSVVLHELIKLLKYARCQDPVLLRIGTCGGLGVPPGTVVATKNAFNGLLRNEHEIAILGQRVVRPAQFSEDVIRDIIAFGVDANDGFQTISANTMGTDCFYEGQGRTDGAICEYSEKDKMEFLQKCHDLGIRNIEMEASMFASVTQKVGVKAGDVCVTLIDRLKGDQVTITIDQKHEFEQRPFFVVGRYIKRLLQQ, encoded by the exons ATGTCTGATAA AACTGTCAAGTTGATGAATCCTCATTTGGAAACCGCACGATCGGATTATTTGTACCACCTGGACATCAATGTGGCCAATACCCGGGACACCAGTGAGTTGCAGAACAGGTTCGGCGATGTTAGG GTCATCTGCATGGGTGGAACGGGATCCAGAATGCGGCAGTTAGCCCTGCACCTACGACATGTTCTGGTAGTGCCGGAGTCCGGCGATCCGGTGGATTTGTGCGAGCGTGGCAACCGATATGCCATGTACAAGGTGGGTCCGGTGCTGTGCGTGAGCCACGGCATTGGATCCTCCTCCTTCAGTGTCGTGCTCCACGAGCTGATCAAGCTCCTCAAATACGCGCGGTGCCAGGATCCCGTCCTGCTTCGGATTGGCACCTGCGGAGGACTTGGCGTGCCTCCCGGCACAGTGGTGGCCACCAAAAATGCCTTCAATGGTCTGCTACGCAACGAACATGAGATC GCAATTCTCGGACAGCGAGTGGTGCGACCGGCTCAGTTTTCCGAAGACGTGATCAGGGATATAATTGCATTCGGTGTCGACGCCAACGATGGATTTCAGACCATAAGTGCCAACACGATGGGAACAGATTGCTTTTACGAAG GTCAAGGTCGCACCGATGGAGCCATATGCGAGTACTCGGAGAAGGATAAGATGGAGTTCTTGCAGAAGTGCCACGATCTGGGAATTCGGAACATCGAGATGGAGGCCAGCATGTTCGCCTCCGTCACCCAAAAAGTGGGAGTCAAAGCGGGCGATGTTTGCGTGACCCTGATCGATCGCCTAAAGGGAGATCAG GTTACTATCACTATTGACCAGAAGCACGAATTCGAGCAGCGCCCCTTTTTCGTCGTGGGTCGCTACATTAAGAGGTTGCTGCAGCAGTGA
- the LOC6613188 gene encoding uncharacterized protein LOC6613188, protein MAVDMDMEAIKALTSSQDVANQSDSNWKPDGRAKALFSQKCSVSEKKVTGAGCGHLLPSLSAALCLLIFQVGLAPAVSARSPANETAWPPMRHYDIWDDHLGEPGGLEEDSFVDEADFRLQTGTPEELDMEMSLQEISDRSSRQANSRQGKVIHLFPVPVDGYCMSSDGRRIGNCLNAYECRQKDGQAKGECAMGFGVCCVFLASCNTTITNNVTYIVSPEFPSFMPSNFTGCSLRVKMMSDEISQVRIDFHHFTLGQPNRRTGVCEGDVFSIGGGPGGNFSLCGQNSGQHLYYDVGTRASPRQSTLYGSLRPVDASTGPSNSTPTGDRFIDISLSLSSRLLPLRIWEMSVVQIPFSQRAPAGCLQYHTGTEGIMQTFNFAENGRHLANQNYRICVRQELDMCSIMYQPCDEQSFRIGGRMASRGGGTSEAAATTATSSPAPAQSDVAGATAATLGNAAVTTTAPTSSTLMQMLANMANSTTTTLMTMMSGNSTLAASSVSSGSTSSSSSSSTAAMSTTTTSTTPTPLRSSTEASTTSVAPASSPASDDVEGSGGEVGDDEDDDGGFLFFRSRPTTEVSPVSRRPRPSGGFDIMGIIRNAIDLPLKWRRRQARQFFSTCSDRITMPCIIEDFIGTGLGPLPGCEPVHCGAQFCSSGVWPCRIESTVTPFYIGVHFGNGQGAGKANAEDNVGACLRYSQVQCM, encoded by the exons ATGGCagtggacatggacatggaagCCATAAAAGCGCTGACGTCGAGCCAAGACGTTGCCAACCAGTCCGACTCCAACTGGAAACCCGATGGCAGAGCAAAAGCTTTATTCAGCCAGAAGTGCAGTGTCAGTGAAAAGAAAGTCACTGGAGCCGGTTGTGGCCACCTACTGCCGTCCCTCTCCGCCGCACTTTGCTTACTAATCTTCCAGGTGGGGCTGGCTCCTGCAGTCAGCGCCAGGTCGCCGGCCAACGAGACGGCCTGGCCACCAATGCGACATTACGATATTTGGGACGACCACTTGGGCGAGCCGGGCGGTCTTGAGGAGGATTCCTTCGTGGATGAGGCGGACTTTAGGCTGCAAACGGGAACACCGGAGGAACTGGACATGGAGATGTCGCTGCAGGAAATCTCTGATCGGAGTTCCAGACAGGCGAACAGCAGACAGGGAAAAG TGATCCATCTGTTTCCGGTTCCCGTGGATGGCTACTGCATGTCCAGTGATGGTCGCCGGATTGGCAACTGCCTGAATGCCTACGAGtgccgccagaaggacggtcAGGCGAAGGGGGAGTGTGCCATGGGGTTCGGGGTGTGCTGCGTGTTTCTGGCCAGCTGCAACACTACGATAACCAACAACGTGACCTACATTGTGTCGCCGGAATTTCCCAGCTTCATGCCCAGCAACTTTACTGGCTGCAGTCTGCGGGTGAAGATGATGAGCGACGAGATCAGCCAGGTGCGGATTGACTTCCATCACTTCACACTGGGCCAGCCAAACCGAAGAACCGGAGTGTGCGAAGGCGATGTCTTCAGCATAGGCGGTGGACCGGGCGGAAACTTCTCCCTATGCGGTCAAAACAGTGGTCAGCACT TGTACTACGATGTGGGGACACGGGCGTCGCCACGGCAATCTACTTTGTACGGCAGTCTGCGCCCTGTGGATGCGAGTACTGGCCCTAGCAACTCCACCCCCACGGGCGATCGCTTCATCGACATCAGTCTGAGCCTGTCCAGTCGCCTTCTGCCCCTCCGCATTTGGGAGATGAGTGTGGTGCAGATTCCCTTCAGCCAGCGAGCTCCGGCGGGTTGCTTACAATATCACACCGGCACCGAGGGCATTATGCAGACCTTTAACTTCGCCGAGAATGGACGACATTTGGCCAATCAAAACTATAGGATTTGTGTGCGCCAGGAGCTGGACATGTGCTCCATTATGTACCAGCCATGCGATGAGCAGTCCTTCCGCATCGGCGGGCGAATGGCGAGCCGAGGTGGTGGCACCTCTGAAGCAGCGGCGACAACGGCAACGTCGAGTCCTGCTCCAGCCCAGTCGGATGTAGCAGGTGCAACAGCAGCTACATTAGGAAATGCTGCAGTGACCACAACAGCACCCACTTCTAGCACCCTCATGCAGATGCTAGCCAATATGGCAAACTCTACAACCACAACGCTGATGACCATGATGAGCGGAAACTCAACCCTGGCTGCCAGTTCAGTATCATCGGGCagtaccagcagcagcagcagtagcagcaccgCTGCCATGAGCACGACGACAACATCAACCACTCCCACACCGCTCCGATCCAGTACAGAGGCATCTACCACCTCGGTAGCACCTGCATCTTCGCCAGCCAGCGATGATGTGGAGGGATCGGGTGGTGAGGTTGGCGATGATGAGGATGACGACGGTGGGTTTCTCTTCTTCAGGAGTCGTCCCACCACGGAGGTATCGCCCGTTTCCAGACGTCCCCGACCCAGTGGCGGCTTCGACATCATGGGTATTATTCGTAATGCCATCGATTTGCCGCTGAAATGGCGACGGCGCCAGGCCCGACAGTTCTTCAGCACCTGCTCCGACCGGATTACAATGCCGTGCATCATAGAGGATTTCATAGGAACCGGCCTGGGTCCACTTCCTGGGTGTGAGCCCGTCCACTGCGGCGCCCAATTCTGCTCCTCGGGCGTGTGGCCCTGTCGCATTGAAAGCACTGTGACTCCGTTCTATATTGGTGTCCACTTCGGCAACGGCCAGGGCGCCGGCAAGGCGAACGCAGAGGATAACGTGGGTGCCTGTCTGCGTTATTCCCAAGTGCAATGTATGTAA
- the LOC6613189 gene encoding lactosylceramide 4-alpha-galactosyltransferase isoform X1: MLLRLPNVVARRMFIILVLMVIVGLFYIYSSENKYHSCFMEGQVLATQQALTADGETNLLDDVLQADPKPSPGNSIFFHETSCRLSENRQLETLKVTARQACAIESAAMHNPNFQVFVLFAGPTYRISNNNSHPQPLVEAILSYSNVHLRRLNLESYASGTPMEEWLKDGRLSRSKYLFSHISDFLRYLTLYRYGGLYLDMDVVVLRNMEKVPPNYTGAESNTHLAAGVMNLAATGFGHEIAASCLRDFQHNFNGEDWGNNGPGVITRVAQKICGTEDIALMQEDPKRCMGFKVFGRGAFYAVPWKRWRDFFEPEKLEQTMARCKDSYVVHVWNKHSSKLPIKQGSKNAYALYAEQNCPRSYKAAGEYF; the protein is encoded by the exons ATGCTCCTCCGGTTGCCCAATGTGGTGGCCCGTAGGATGTTCATCATCCTCGTCCTAATGGTAATTGTAGGCCTCTTCTACATCTACAGTTCGGAAAATAAATACCATTCATGCTTCATGGAGGGCCAAGTACTGGCAACTCAGCAGGCGCTAACTGCAGATGGCGAAACGAATCTGTTGGACGACGTCCTCCAGGCGGATCCCAAGCCCTCGCCCGGAAACAGTATCTTCTTTCATGAGACCAGTTGCCGCCTATCTGAGAACAGGcagctggagacgctgaaggtCACTGCCCGCCAGGCATGCGCAATCGAGTCGGCAGCGATGCATAATCCGAATTTCCAAGTGTTCGTCCTGTTCGCCGGCCCCACCTATCGAATCTCCAACAACAATAGCCATCCCCAACCATTGGTGGAGGCCATTCTCAGTTACAGCAATGTCCATCTACGACGACTGAATCTTGAGAGTTACGCATCCGGTACGCCCATGGAGGAGTGGCTCAAAGATGGTCGCTTGTCGCGGTCAAA ATATTTGTTCTCGCACATATCAGACTTTCTCCGCTACCTCACCCTCTATCGGTATGGCGGTCTTTATCTGGACATGGATGTGGTGGTGCTACGCAACATGGAGAAGGTGCCGCCCAATTACACGGGTGCTGAGTCCAACACCCATTTGGCAGCTGGCGTTATGAACCTGGCAGCCACTGGCTTCGGCCACGAGATCGCCGCGTCCTGTTTGCGCGACTTTCAGCACAACTTTAACGGCGAGGACTGGGGCAACAATGGGCCAGGGGTGATAACCCGGGTGGCTCAGAAGATATGTGGCACCGAAGACATTGCTCTGATGCAAGAGGACCCCAAGCGCTGCATGGGCTTCAAAGTATTCGGGCGGGGTGCCTTTTACGCCGTACCCTGGAAGCGGTGGCGCGACTTTTTTGAGCCGGAAAAGTTGGAACAGACAATGGCCCGGTGCAAGGACTCGTATGTAGTGCACGTGTGGAACAAGCACTCAAGCAAGCTGCCTATCAAACAAGGATCTAAGAACGCCTACGCCTTGTATGCCGAACAAAATTGCCCGAGATCGTACAAGGCGGCTGGCGAATACTTCTAG
- the LOC6613189 gene encoding uncharacterized protein LOC6613189 isoform X2, producing the protein MLLRLPNVVARRMFIILVLMVIVGLFYIYSSENKYHSCFMEGQVLATQQALTADGETNLLDDVLQADPKPSPGNSIFFHETSCRLSENRQLETLKVTARQACAIESAAMHNPNFQVFVLFAGPTYRISNNNSHPQPLVEAILSYSNVHLRRLNLESYASDICSRTYQTFSATSPSIGMAVFIWTWMWWCYATWRRCRPITRVLSPTPIWQLAL; encoded by the exons ATGCTCCTCCGGTTGCCCAATGTGGTGGCCCGTAGGATGTTCATCATCCTCGTCCTAATGGTAATTGTAGGCCTCTTCTACATCTACAGTTCGGAAAATAAATACCATTCATGCTTCATGGAGGGCCAAGTACTGGCAACTCAGCAGGCGCTAACTGCAGATGGCGAAACGAATCTGTTGGACGACGTCCTCCAGGCGGATCCCAAGCCCTCGCCCGGAAACAGTATCTTCTTTCATGAGACCAGTTGCCGCCTATCTGAGAACAGGcagctggagacgctgaaggtCACTGCCCGCCAGGCATGCGCAATCGAGTCGGCAGCGATGCATAATCCGAATTTCCAAGTGTTCGTCCTGTTCGCCGGCCCCACCTATCGAATCTCCAACAACAATAGCCATCCCCAACCATTGGTGGAGGCCATTCTCAGTTACAGCAATGTCCATCTACGACGACTGAATCTTGAGAGTTACGCATCCG ATATTTGTTCTCGCACATATCAGACTTTCTCCGCTACCTCACCCTCTATCGGTATGGCGGTCTTTATCTGGACATGGATGTGGTGGTGCTACGCAACATGGAGAAGGTGCCGCCCAATTACACGGGTGCTGAGTCCAACACCCATTTGGCAGCTGGCGTTATGA
- the LOC6613190 gene encoding pre-mRNA-processing factor 40 homolog A — protein sequence MNVPPSVGNGGAPPGRGMGYTPPGAIVPQFPPPGFGAPPPPELAAAFGVMATSTEWTEHKAPDGRPYYYNQNTKQSSWEKPEALMTPAELLHNQCPWKEYRSDTGKVYYHNVATKETCWEPPPEYVDMKAKAKAEEAAAAAKAVAAMTSSSLAGMVPPAALASILPAALPIAPRLPTPEIHSPLTPSSNENSSSAMDQAMAATLAAIEVPQQNAKKDDKSDSAVVFKDKREAIESFKELLRDRNVPSNANWDQCVKIISKDPRYAAFKNLNERKQTFNAYKTQKIKDEREESRLKAKKAKEDLEQFLMSSDKMNSQMKYFRCEEVFAGTRTWTAVPEPDRRDIYEDCIFNLAKREKEEARLLKKRNMKVLGELLESMTSINHATTWSEAQVMLLDNAAFKNDVTLLGMDKEDALIVFEEHIRTLEKEEDEEREREKKRMKRQQRKNRDSFLALLDSLHEEGKLTSMSLWVELYPIISADLRFSAMLGQSGSTPLDLFKFYVENLKARFHDEKKIIREILKEKAFVVQAKTSFEDFATVVCEDKRSASLDAGNVKLTYNSLLEKAEAIEKERMKEEVRRLRKLENEIKNEWLEANVSVAEPYESAKKLVEHLEAFALYEKEIGVEKIWEDFVKESEDACSHHHSRSRKSKKNKKHKKRVRSVSRSDIENEHIEVEKSKRRLSKTRSHSLTSIGSIESEKLLKKKKKRKNKLRGSSCESEVPGIQSPGTQALLQNDSNSHSPAKKKKKEKRAKKDKRHNRHNRSGTPLSPAQSVESAGSRNEELTLSDGELESKRAALLAQLSEQLDE from the exons ATGAATGTTCCTCCTAGCGTGGGCAATGGAGGAGCGCCACCGGGAAGGGGCATGGGCTACACGCCGCCCGGTGCAATCGTGCCGCAGTTTCCACCACCCGGATTCGGGGCCCCACCCCCGCCGGAGCTGGCCGCCGCCTTCGGGGTGATGGCCACCAGCACCGAGTGGACGGAGCACAAGGCGCCGGACGGACGCCCATATTACTACAATCAGAACACGAAGCAAAGCTCGTGGGAGAAGCCTGAGGCTCTTATGACGCCCGCCGAGCTGCTGCACAACCAGTGTCCCTGGAAGGAGTATCGCTCTGATACGGGAAAAGTGTACTACCACAACGTGGCCACCAAGGAGACCTGCTGGGAGCCGCCGCCGGAGTACGTGGACATGAAGGCTAAGGCGAAGGCGGAAGA agctgctgctgctgccaaagCCGTGGCAGCCATGACATCATCCAGCTTAGCCGGCATGGTGCCACCCGCTGCTCTGGCTAGCATTCTTCCCGCTGCCCTGCCTATTGCCCCCCGATTACCCACTCCTGAGATTCACTCGCCGCTGACACCCAGCAGCAACGAGAACTCGTCCTCAGCGATGGATCAAGCCATGGCCGCCACGTTAGCTGCTATAGAGGTGCCACAACAAAatg CTAAGAAGGACGACAAGTCAGATAGCGCTGTGGTGTTTAAGGATAAACGCGAGGCCATCGAGTCCTTCAAGGAGCTGCTGCGGGACCGCAATGTGCCATCAAATGCGAACTGGGACCAGTGTGTGAAAATCATATCAAAGGATCCGCGCTACGCAGCCTTTAAAAATCTGAACGAGCGCAAGCAAACATTCAATGCCTACAAGACGCAGAAGATTAAGGACGAGCGAGAGGAGTCTCGACTAAAAGCCAAGAAGGCAAAAGAGGACTTGGAGCAGTTCCTTATGTCCAGCGATAAGATGAACTCGCAGATGAAATATTTTCGCTGTGAAGAAGTGTTTGCCGGAACGCGAACATGGACCGCGGTGCCGGAACCTGATCGGCGCGATATATACGAGGactgtatatttaatttagcGAAGCGAGAGAAGGAAGAAGCGCGGTTGCTAAAAAAACGCAACATGAAGGTTCTGGGCGAGCTGCTGGAGTCGATGACTTCAATCAATCATGCCACCACCTGGTCAGAGGCTCAGGTTATGCTATTGGACAACGCAGCATTTAAAAATGATGTGACCCTGCTGGGTATGGACAAGGAGGACGCCCTTATTGTCTTCGAAGAGCACATTCGTACCttggagaaggaggaggacgaggaacGTGAGCGGGAAAAGAAGCGCATGAAGCGACAGCAGCGCAAAAACAGGGACTCCTTTCTGGCGCTACTCGACTCCCTGCATGAAGAGGGAAAGCTCACTTCCATGTCGTTGTGGGTGGAGCTGTATCCCATCATATCAGCCGATCTGCGATTCTCCGCTATGCTCGGCCAGAGCGGGTCTACACCCCTGGATCTTTTCAAGTTCTATGTGGAAAACCTGAAAGCCCGCTTCCATgatgaaaagaaaataataaggGAGATCCTCAAGGAAAAAGCATTTGTTGTCCAGGCGAAGACATCCTTCGAGGACTTTGCCACGGTCGTGTGTGAAGATAAGCGGTCAGCCAGCCTGGACGCGGGAAATGTGAAGCTCACATACAACTCCCTGCTGGAAAAG GCAGAGGCCATCGAAAAGGAGCGGATGAAAGAGGAGGTGCGAAGGTTGCGGAAActtgaaaatgaaattaaaaacgaatGGCTGGAGGCGAACGTCTCAGTGGCCGAACCCTATGAGAGCGCCAAGAAGCTGGTGGAGCACCTTGAAGCATTTGCCCTGTATGAAAAGGAAATCGGTGTGGAGAAGATCTGGGAGGACTTTGTTAAGGAAAGCGAAGATGCGTGCAGCCATCATCACTCGCGGTCACGCAAATCTAAGAAAAACAAGAAGCACAAAAAACGAGTACGGTCCGTCTCAAGATCAGACATTGAGAATGAGCATATAGAAGTGGAGAAGTCAAAGCGAAGGCTCTCCAAGACACGATCG CATTCCCTGACCTCAATTGGCAGCATCGAGAGCGAAAAATTActgaagaagaaaaagaagcgcAAGAACAAACTGCGAGGT TCCTCGTGCGAATCGGAGGTTCCAGGCATCCAGTCGCCGGGAACTCAAGCTCTCCTCCAGAACGACTCAAACTCGCACTCACCCgcgaagaaaaagaagaaggagAAGCGAGCTAAGAAGGACAAGCGACACAATAGGCACAATCGATCCGGCACGCCCCTTAGTCCTGCCCAGTCCGTCGAGTCGGCTGGATCGCGAAACGAGGAGCTGACGTTAAGTGACGGCGAGCTGGAATCAAAGCGAGCGGCTCTTCTAGCCCAACTCAGCGAGCAGCTGGACGAGTGA